The proteins below are encoded in one region of Cystobacter fuscus DSM 2262:
- a CDS encoding CPBP family intramembrane glutamic endopeptidase, with protein sequence MRAQRSPLVFFLLLLALAVPLWLAGGRLGVIGALRIPVSDLALAFTPMAAALILAARAEGGGAAVALLARAFDPRSLGRGRWVAAALLTAPAICLSAWALMRLAGVDGAPLRPDLLRTLLLFVLFLVLAAGEEVGWMGYAYGPMRDRWGALRAALVLAVPWWLGHLPSMAAIGTTAADVAWWILGAAALRVLIAWLYEGTGGSLFAAVLFHALLNLGRILLYPAAGAHYSTAYQATGDVVAAALAAAVAARSRVWPGAARS encoded by the coding sequence ATGCGCGCCCAGCGATCGCCCCTGGTCTTCTTCCTCCTGCTGCTGGCGCTGGCCGTTCCGCTCTGGCTGGCCGGCGGGCGGCTGGGCGTGATCGGCGCGCTGCGCATTCCGGTGAGCGACTTGGCCCTGGCGTTCACGCCCATGGCCGCCGCCCTGATCCTCGCCGCGCGCGCCGAGGGCGGCGGGGCCGCCGTGGCCCTGCTGGCGCGGGCCTTCGATCCCCGCTCGCTGGGCCGCGGACGCTGGGTTGCGGCGGCACTGCTGACGGCGCCGGCCATCTGTCTTTCGGCTTGGGCGCTCATGCGGCTGGCGGGCGTGGACGGTGCGCCGCTCCGTCCGGACCTCCTGCGCACCCTCCTGTTGTTCGTCCTGTTCCTGGTCCTGGCCGCGGGCGAGGAGGTTGGCTGGATGGGCTACGCCTACGGCCCGATGCGGGATCGGTGGGGTGCCCTACGGGCGGCCCTGGTCCTGGCGGTTCCCTGGTGGCTCGGTCACCTGCCGTCCATGGCGGCGATAGGCACGACGGCGGCCGACGTGGCCTGGTGGATCCTGGGCGCGGCCGCCCTGCGCGTCCTCATCGCCTGGCTCTACGAGGGAACCGGCGGCAGCCTCTTCGCCGCAGTGCTCTTCCACGCCCTGCTGAACCTCGGTCGCATCCTGCTCTATCCGGCGGCGGGCGCGCACTACAGCACCGCCTACCAGGCCACGGGCGATGTCGTGGCCGCGGCCCTGGCCGCCGCCGTCGCGGCGCGGTCGCGGGTCTGGCCGGGCGCGGCCAGGTCCTGA
- a CDS encoding TetR/AcrR family transcriptional regulator, whose amino-acid sequence MSLETKSPLTPAEMTKARILEAGMRCFAREGFAGATTRMIAAEAGVTLPVIAYHFGNKEGLHRACAQEIVEQHSRRLLPLVCAAREAANKGSLSATEARDWLDRILEALVNAVTADAEQRLTTDFVLREMSEQGPGYALLFEGLWSPGIGLVADLLAIARQRRPGKEEERAGAVMLITSLSAFTAIEPVSLAFLGWERLDGTRRDTVTALAKRLLDGLVGG is encoded by the coding sequence ATGAGCCTCGAGACCAAAAGCCCCCTGACGCCGGCGGAGATGACCAAGGCCCGGATCCTCGAGGCGGGCATGCGCTGTTTCGCGCGTGAGGGCTTCGCGGGCGCGACCACCCGGATGATCGCCGCCGAGGCGGGGGTCACCCTCCCGGTGATCGCCTACCACTTCGGCAACAAGGAGGGGCTGCACCGCGCATGCGCGCAGGAGATCGTCGAACAGCACAGTCGCCGGCTGTTGCCGCTGGTGTGCGCCGCTCGCGAGGCGGCGAACAAGGGTTCGCTCTCGGCCACGGAAGCGAGGGACTGGCTCGACCGTATCCTCGAGGCGCTCGTCAACGCGGTCACCGCCGATGCCGAGCAACGGCTCACCACCGACTTCGTGCTGCGCGAGATGAGCGAGCAGGGCCCGGGCTATGCGTTGCTGTTCGAGGGGCTGTGGAGCCCCGGCATCGGCCTCGTCGCCGACCTGCTGGCCATCGCTCGCCAGCGCCGCCCCGGGAAGGAGGAGGAGCGCGCGGGCGCGGTGATGCTGATCACCTCGCTCTCCGCCTTCACGGCGATAGAGCCCGTGTCGCTCGCGTTCCTCGGGTGGGAGCGGCTCGACGGGACCCGCCGCGATACCGTGACGGCCCTCGCGAAGCGCCTGCTCGACGGTCTCGTCGGGGGCTGA